In Callospermophilus lateralis isolate mCalLat2 chromosome 19, mCalLat2.hap1, whole genome shotgun sequence, the following are encoded in one genomic region:
- the Rsl1d1 gene encoding ribosomal L1 domain-containing protein 1 isoform X2 translates to MEASAASATSAPTPAAPTSRNQLDQEQIKKALEALLTHSRSRKNDNGLLLNENENLFLMVVLWKIPEKELRIRLSLPHGIRSDLSEVCLFTKDERPSVEETERFYRKLLNKHGIKTISRIIPFKALKTEYKAYEAKLRLLSSFDFFLADDRIRRLLPSHIGKHFYRRKKVPVPVNLLAKNLSKEINSSVGGTVLNISKSGSCSTIRIGHTGMQIQHVIDNITTITETLSEKLPEWGSVKLLFVKTERSVSLPIFSSFVSCHNESDRVSFRELKEKKEAKQKEKERKLREKQKLKKKKNKKLRQRAREAAAPSKGDAAQPKTGGPAKSPGSQKKKTKPGKPQLKAADTSDEDVPQLVPIGSSLAEENVKATGKKSPNKSLGPSTPRAKKRKAPPATETPESAEPETPGKGPTKQPRVGQKKTERSSALGKKDLRQTPKKPEAKLFTTPSKSARKSPKTPKQWLKKAKVAQSTPNQ, encoded by the exons ATGGAGGCCTCGGCCGCTTCCGCCACCTCCGCCCCGACCCCGGCTGCTCCGACCTCGCGGAACCAGCTGGACCAGGAGCAG ATTAAAAAGGCATTGGAAGCTCTGTTGACGCATTCCAGGTCCAGGAAGAACGACAATGGCTTGCTTTTGAATGagaatgaaaatttatttttaatggtggtattatggaaaattccagaaaaagaACTGAGGATCAGATT GTCCTTGCCTCATGGTATTCGATCAGATCTGTCAGAAGTCTGTTTATTTACTAAGGATGAGCGCCCATCAGTTGAAGAGACAGAACGTTTCTACAGAAAACTTTTGAACAAGCATGGAATTAAAACCATCTCTCGG ATTATCCCTTtcaaagccttaaaaacagagtatAAAGCCTATGAAGCCAAGCTCCGCCTTCTGAGTAGTTTCGACTTCTTCCTCGCAGATGACAGAATCCGGCGGCTTTTGCCCTCACACATAGGGAAGCATTTCTACCGCAGGAAGAA AGTTCCAGTTCCTGTGAACCTTCTGGCAAAGAATTTATCGAAAGAAATCAACAGCTCTGTAGGTGGAACCGTCCTAAACATCTCCAAGAGTGGTTCTTGCAG CACTATACGCATCGGTCACACTGGGATGCAGATCCAGCATGTGATTGACAACATCACCACCATCACAGAGACTCTCTCAGAGAAGCTGCCAGAG TGGGGGAGCGTGAAGCTTCTGTTCGTGAAGACTGAGAGGTCTgtctcccttcccatcttctcctCTTTTGTCAGCTGTCACAACGAGAGCGACAGAGTGTCCTTCCGTGAACTGAAGGAAAAAAAG GAAGCGaagcaaaaagagaaagagagaaaactccGTGAAAAACAGAagttgaagaagaagaaaaacaagaagttaaggcAGCGGGCTAGAGAGGCTGCAGCCCCAAGTAAAGGTGACGCTGCGCAACCTAAAACTGGGGGTCCAGCGAAGAGCCCTGGGTCCCAGAAGAAAAAGACCAAACCAGGAAAGCCCCAGTTAAAAGCAGCAGATACGTCTGATGAGGACGTTCCACAGCTGGTACCAATAGGCAGCTCTCTGGCTGAAGAAAATGTCAAG GCCACAGGAAAGAAGTCTCCCAACAAAAGTCTTGGTCCCAGCACCCCTCGTGCCAAGAAGAGAAAGGCCCCGCCAGCTACAGAGACCCCAGAGTCTGCAGAGCCCGAGACCCCAGGTAAAGGCCCAACAAAGCAGCCAAGAGTGGgacagaagaaaacagaaagaagCTCTGCACTGGGGAAAAAAGACCTGAGACAGACTCCAAAAAAGCCAGAGGCCAAGCTCTTCACTACTCCCAGCAAATCTGCAAGAAAATCTCCCAAAACCCCCAAACAGTGGCTGAAGAAGGCCAAAGTAGCCCAGTCAACCCCAAATCAGTGA
- the Rsl1d1 gene encoding ribosomal L1 domain-containing protein 1 isoform X1: MEASAASATSAPTPAAPTSRNQLDQEQIKKALEALLTHSRSRKNDNGLLLNENENLFLMVVLWKIPEKELRIRLSLPHGIRSDLSEVCLFTKDERPSVEETERFYRKLLNKHGIKTISRIIPFKALKTEYKAYEAKLRLLSSFDFFLADDRIRRLLPSHIGKHFYRRKKVPVPVNLLAKNLSKEINSSVGGTVLNISKSGSCSTIRIGHTGMQIQHVIDNITTITETLSEKLPEKWGSVKLLFVKTERSVSLPIFSSFVSCHNESDRVSFRELKEKKEAKQKEKERKLREKQKLKKKKNKKLRQRAREAAAPSKGDAAQPKTGGPAKSPGSQKKKTKPGKPQLKAADTSDEDVPQLVPIGSSLAEENVKATGKKSPNKSLGPSTPRAKKRKAPPATETPESAEPETPGKGPTKQPRVGQKKTERSSALGKKDLRQTPKKPEAKLFTTPSKSARKSPKTPKQWLKKAKVAQSTPNQ; encoded by the exons ATGGAGGCCTCGGCCGCTTCCGCCACCTCCGCCCCGACCCCGGCTGCTCCGACCTCGCGGAACCAGCTGGACCAGGAGCAG ATTAAAAAGGCATTGGAAGCTCTGTTGACGCATTCCAGGTCCAGGAAGAACGACAATGGCTTGCTTTTGAATGagaatgaaaatttatttttaatggtggtattatggaaaattccagaaaaagaACTGAGGATCAGATT GTCCTTGCCTCATGGTATTCGATCAGATCTGTCAGAAGTCTGTTTATTTACTAAGGATGAGCGCCCATCAGTTGAAGAGACAGAACGTTTCTACAGAAAACTTTTGAACAAGCATGGAATTAAAACCATCTCTCGG ATTATCCCTTtcaaagccttaaaaacagagtatAAAGCCTATGAAGCCAAGCTCCGCCTTCTGAGTAGTTTCGACTTCTTCCTCGCAGATGACAGAATCCGGCGGCTTTTGCCCTCACACATAGGGAAGCATTTCTACCGCAGGAAGAA AGTTCCAGTTCCTGTGAACCTTCTGGCAAAGAATTTATCGAAAGAAATCAACAGCTCTGTAGGTGGAACCGTCCTAAACATCTCCAAGAGTGGTTCTTGCAG CACTATACGCATCGGTCACACTGGGATGCAGATCCAGCATGTGATTGACAACATCACCACCATCACAGAGACTCTCTCAGAGAAGCTGCCAGAG AAGTGGGGGAGCGTGAAGCTTCTGTTCGTGAAGACTGAGAGGTCTgtctcccttcccatcttctcctCTTTTGTCAGCTGTCACAACGAGAGCGACAGAGTGTCCTTCCGTGAACTGAAGGAAAAAAAG GAAGCGaagcaaaaagagaaagagagaaaactccGTGAAAAACAGAagttgaagaagaagaaaaacaagaagttaaggcAGCGGGCTAGAGAGGCTGCAGCCCCAAGTAAAGGTGACGCTGCGCAACCTAAAACTGGGGGTCCAGCGAAGAGCCCTGGGTCCCAGAAGAAAAAGACCAAACCAGGAAAGCCCCAGTTAAAAGCAGCAGATACGTCTGATGAGGACGTTCCACAGCTGGTACCAATAGGCAGCTCTCTGGCTGAAGAAAATGTCAAG GCCACAGGAAAGAAGTCTCCCAACAAAAGTCTTGGTCCCAGCACCCCTCGTGCCAAGAAGAGAAAGGCCCCGCCAGCTACAGAGACCCCAGAGTCTGCAGAGCCCGAGACCCCAGGTAAAGGCCCAACAAAGCAGCCAAGAGTGGgacagaagaaaacagaaagaagCTCTGCACTGGGGAAAAAAGACCTGAGACAGACTCCAAAAAAGCCAGAGGCCAAGCTCTTCACTACTCCCAGCAAATCTGCAAGAAAATCTCCCAAAACCCCCAAACAGTGGCTGAAGAAGGCCAAAGTAGCCCAGTCAACCCCAAATCAGTGA